A window of the Hordeum vulgare subsp. vulgare chromosome 5H, MorexV3_pseudomolecules_assembly, whole genome shotgun sequence genome harbors these coding sequences:
- the LOC123452721 gene encoding tryptophan synthase alpha chain-like, translating into MAHGKRSVAETFSSLRERGKTAFIPFITAGDPDLATTSKALRILDSCGSDVIELGVPYSDPLADGPVIQAAASRALKKGTTLGSVLGMLTEVIPELSCPIVLFTYYNPILRSGVRNFMAKIKQAGVHGLVVPDLPLEETTLLRSEATMHNIELVLLTTPTTPTERMKEITKASEGFVYLVSAVGVTGARSNVNLRVEHLLQEIKQVTDKPVAVGFGISTPEHAKQIASWGADGVIIGSAIVRQLGEAASPEEGLRRIEEYAKSIKAAIP; encoded by the exons ATGGCCCACGGCAAGCGCAGCGTCGCGGAGACCTTCTCCAGCCTCCGGGAGCGCGGcaag ACGGCATTCATCCCATTCATCACCGCCGGTGACCCTGATTTGGCGACCACGTCGAAGGCGCTTAGGATCCTCGACTCCTGCGGCTCGGACGTGATCGAGCTTGGCGTGCCCTACTCGGATCCGTTAGCTGATGGTCCAGTCATTCAG GCTGCAGCATCCCGCGCGCTTAAGAAAGGCACCACGCTCGGTTCTGTCTTGGGGATGCTCACGGAGGTTATACCGGAGCTGTCTTGTCCAATAGTTCTCTTCACATACTACAACCCGATTCTAAGGAGTGGGGTGCGGAACTTCATGGCTAAGATTAAGCAAGCTGGTGTACATG GTCTTGTCGTGCCTGATCTTCCTTTGGAGGAGACAACATTGTTGAGGAGTGAGGCAACTATGCATAACATAGAGCTG GTGCTACTTACAACACCAACCACACCAACAGAGAGGATGAAGGAAATCACAAAAGCTTCAGAAGGATTCGTTTATCTT GTGAGTGCTGTCGGAGTTACAGGTGCACGCTCAAATGTAAACCTACGCGTTGAGCATCTTCTTCAGGAGATCAAGCAG GTTACAGACAAACCTGTGGCTGTTGGCTTTGGCATATCAACTCCAGAGCATGCGAAGCAG ATCGCAAGCTGGGGAGCGGATGGTGTGATTATTGGCAGTGCAATCGTTAGACAGTTGGGCGAAGCCGCTTCTCCTGAAGAGGGACTGAGAAGAATAGAAGAGTACGCCAAGAGCATCAAGGCTGCTATTCCATGA
- the LOC123452720 gene encoding tryptophan synthase alpha chain-like, producing MAFALKPCLSPSSSPPSSLAAATLPMKPVFVGALAVDPAMATPAAPGRHAVRARAAATTLAPTPAPVPAGNGGLSVAKAMSRARDNGMTAFIPYITAGDPDLATTAEALRLLDRLGADVIELGLPFSNPSADGPVIQASTARALSAGATSDTVMAMLKEVTPELSCPVVILSYFNPIERRGTGSFIAAAREAGVRGLIVPDLPYTEAGVLSTEAKKNDIELVLLTTPSTKPERMNEITAASEGFLYLVSINGLTGARPDVNPRVKDLLREIKQVTDKAVAVGFGISTPDHVRQVAQWGADGVIIGSAMVKQLGEADSPRKGLKRLEVYARSLKDALHAVICTI from the exons ATGGCTTTCGCGCTCAAGCCATGCCTCTCGCCGTCTTCCTCGCCTCCGTCGAGCCTCGCCGCGGCCACACTGCCCATGAAGCCTGTATTCGTCGGAGCGCTCGCCGTCGACCCGGCGATGGCCACGCCCGCCGCGCCGGGGAGGCATGCGGTCAGGGCGCGAGCGGCGGCGACCACGCTGGCCCCGACACCGGCGCCCGTGCCCGCCGGTAACGGCGGCCTGTCTGTGGCGAAGGCCATGTCCCGGGCCAGAGAcaacggcatg ACGGCGTTCATCCCGTACATCACCGCCGGCGACCCCGACCTGGCGACCACGGCGGAGGCTCTCAGGCTCCTTGACAGACTCGGCGCCGACGTCATCGAGCTCGGCTTGCCCTTCTCTAACCCCTCCGCCGACGGACCGGTGATCCAGGCGTCCACGGCGCGGGCGCTCTCGGCCGGCGCCACGTCCGACACCGTGATGGCGATGCTGAAGGAGGTGACGCCGGAGCTATCCTGCCCGGTGGTCATCTTGTCCTACTTCAACCCCATCGAGCGGCGGGGAACGGGGAGCTTCATCGCCGCAGCCAGAGAGGCCGGCGTACGAG GTCTTATAGTACCTGATCTTCCTTATACTGAGGCAGGTGTTCTCAGCACTGAAGCCAAGAAGAACGACATCGAGCTG GTGCTGCTTACAACACCATCTACAAAGCCAGAAAGGATGAATGAGATCACAGCGGCTTCCGAAGGGTTTCTGTACCTT GTAAGTATCAACGGATTAACAGGGGCCCGCCCAGATGTGAATCCACGTGTTAAGGATCTACTCAGAGAGATTAAGCAG GTCACTGACAAAGCAGTTGCTGTTGGATTTGGCATATCGACCCCTGACCATGTTAGACAG GTTGCACAATGGGGTGCAGACGGTGTGATAATCGGTAGTGCGATGGTGAAGCAGCTGGGTGAAGCAGATTCTCCGAGAAAAGGGTTAAAGAGGCTAGAAGTATACGCCAGGAGTCTTAAGGATGCACTGCACGCCGTGATATGTACAATATAG